In a genomic window of Myotis daubentonii chromosome 18, mMyoDau2.1, whole genome shotgun sequence:
- the CR2 gene encoding complement receptor type 2 isoform X1: protein MGAAGLLWVFLALITPGVLGQCKFLPSYPFAKPKVRSDQSEFAVGTRLRYECLPGYFKRSFLIICVETSRWSDAQQYCKRKSCGSPGELLYGSVHAPMGIVFESTITFSCNDGYRLIGESSATCVISHSNVVIWNRDMPVCESIPCKSPPAISNGGFSGSSTDNFYYGMVVTYWCHVGPNGEKLFDLVGEKSISCTSKDNQVGIWSGPPPQCIKLVKCPFPEVENGIMESGFSRSFSLNDSVMFKCKPGFTMKGSNKARCQPNNKWDPPLPRCFKGCLPPPHIHHGTYNKMDKEFFEIEQKVSYSCEPGYTLIGANPIRCTSLGTWSHTAPNCEAKSCDAIPNQLLNGQVVAPPNLQLGAEVSFVCDEGYRLNGKSSSQCVSEGMRVLWNNKFPVCERIFCDPPPPIQNGRNSYTSGSIPLNTLVRYSCPSNFRIIGENNLFCISKDQVKGIWDKPAPTCEYYNRRSICSEPIVAGGHKDKRSRPPYRHGDSVTFTCDANFTMKGNKTVWCQANRMWGPTPLPTCESDFPLECPPLSMIPNGHHTAENVSLFVPGLSVTYSCEPGYLLVGETTIRCLSSGDWSAVIPQCEEAQCDAPGPLLNGQVKGPTSRQVGATITFSCNEGYRLRGQPSSQCVIAGQRALWTKMPKCEAILCPPPRPILNGRHTGNPSGNVPYGSTVTYTCDPGPERGVDFILIGKDTIHCTTDSQKTGIWSGPAPRCELSTPGTHCPPPQILRGRILSGQKDQYSYNDTVVFHCSLDFTLKGSERIRCSALGTWEPSAPVCEKECQAPPEILNGQKEDRRRMSFEPGTSIKYSCDPGYVLVGEESIHCTSEGVWTPTVPKCKVAECEPIGKHLYKKPQDRVIRPDVNSSCDEGSRLGESVYQLCQGTIPWYMENRLCIEITCPPPPVIDNGAHTGSSSDDFPYGTTVTYSCNPGPEKGVEFNLIGESTIRCTKDGQERGIWSGPAPLCKLSLPAVQCSHAYIENGYHISDKEAPYVYNDSVTFKCVAGFTLKGSSEVRCKANDTWDPQIPVCEKDCQPPSGLHHGRHTGGNRVLFVSGMTVDYTCDPGYSLVGNKSIHCMPSGNWSPSAPRCEETPCEPAGEDVHKLPADSHVVLVNTSCQDGYQLTGHTYQKCEDAETGVWFRRIPLCEAIDCPAPPVINNGRHTGVMAEHFLYGIEISYECDQGFSLLGERNIRCISDSEGHGSWSAPPPQCLKPPPVAHCPHPEVKHGYTLNKTRSSYSHNDIVYVACNQGFIMNGSDLITCHTNNKWVPGVPTCIKKAVVGCQPPLKMANGNHTGGERARFSPGMSIMYRCDEGYLLVGEALLICTHEGTWSHPAPFCKEVNCSSPEYMNGIQKGLESGKKYQHGAVVNLECEEGYTLEGSPQSQCLEDHGWNPPLAVCKSQGSLTPLVGGLSVGLLFLLFLTAVTLYLIPRHRKRNYYTNKSPTEGDLRLETREVYSIDPYNPAS, encoded by the exons GTCAGTGTAAGTTCCTGCCAAGCTATCCTTTTGCTAAGCCTAAAGTTAGGAGTGATCAGTCTGAGTTTGCTGTGGGGACACGTTTGCGATATGAATGCCTTCCTGGGTATTTCAAAAGGTCATTCTTAATCATCTGTGTAGAGACCTCCCGGTGGTCAGATGCTCAGCAATACTGTAAAC GTAAATCATGTGGGAGTCCTGGAGAACTCCTCTATGGCTCTGTCCACGCACCCATGGGTATCGTGTTTGAGTCAACAATTACATTTTCTTGTAATGATGG aTATCGGCTCATTGGTGAATCATCTGCTACATGTGTTATCTCACACAGCAATGTTGTAATCTGGAATAGGGACATGCCTGTTTGTGAAT CTATTCCTTGTAAGTCACCCCCAGCCATCTCCAATGGGGGATTTTCTGGCAGCAGTACAGATAACTTTTACTATGGAATGGTGGTGACTTATTGGTGCCATGTTGGACCGAATGGGGAAAAGCTCTTTGACCTCGTGGGTGAGAAGTCAATATCTTGCACCAGCAAAGACAATCAAGTTGGCATCTGGAGCGGCCCTCCTCCTCAGTGTATTAAGTTAGTCAAATGCCCATTTCCAGAAGTTGAAAATGGAATTATGGAATCTGGATTTAGTCGTTCATTTTCCTTAAATGATTCTGTGATGTTTAAGTGTAAGCCTGGCTTTACCATGAAAGGAAGCAACAAGGCACGGTGCCAACCAAACAATAAATGGGATCCTCCACTGCCACGTTGCTTCAAGG GGTGTCTACCACCTCCACATATCCACCACGGTACTTATAACAAAATGGATAAGGAATTCTTTGAAATTGAACAGAAAGTGTCCTatagctgtgagcctggctacACTCTCATTGGCGCTAACCCTATACGGTGCACATCCTTGGGAACCTGGAGCCATACAGCCCCCAACTGTGAAG cgAAATCATGTGATGCCATCCCAAACCAACTTCTCAATGGCCAGGTGGTGGCTCCTCCTAATCTCCAGCTTGGGGCAgaggtttcttttgtttgtgatGAGGG GTACCGTTTAAATGGCAAATCTTCTAGTCAGTGTGTCTCTGAAGGAATGAGAGTACTCTGGAATAATAAGTTTCCTGTCTGTGAAC gGATTTTTTGTGACCCTCCTCCTCCTATCCAAAATGGTCGGAATAGTTATACTTCTGGCTCCATACCTCTTAACACTTTGGTGAGGTATAGTTGTCCCTCTAACTTCCGCATCATTGgagaaaataatcttttttgtATAAGTAAAGACCAAGTGAAAGGAATCTGGGATAAACCTGCTCCTACATGTGAATATTACAACAGAAGATCTATTTGCTCTGAGCCCATAGTGGCAGGGGGACACAAAGATAAAAGATCTAGACCACCATACAGACATGGTGATTCTGTGACCTTTACCTGTGATGCCAACTTCACCATGAAAGGAAACAAGACTGTTTGGTGCCAAGCAAATAGAATGTGGGGGCCGACACCACTACCAACCTGTGAGAGTG attTCCCCCTGGAGTGTCCACCACTTTCCATGATCCCCAATGGACATCACACAGCAGAGAATGTCAGCCTCTTTGTCCCTGGACTGTCTGTGACTtacagctgtgagcctggctacTTGCTTGTTGGAGAAACGACCATTCGTTGTTTGTCTTCAGGAGACTGGAGTGCAGTCATTCCACAATGTGAAG AGGCCCAGTGTGATGCTCCAGGACCACTGCTCAATGGGCAGGTAAAGGGGCCTACAAGTCGTCAAGTTGGCGCAACTATAACCTTTTCCTGTAATGAAGG ATATCGATTACGAGGCCAACCTTCTAGTCAGTGTGTAATTGCTGGACAGAGAGCTTTATGGACCAAGATGCCAAAATGTGAAG CAATCCTTTGCCCACCACCTCGTCCTATTCTCAATGGAAGGCATACAGGCAACCCTTCAGGGAACGTTCCATATGGAAGCACAGTCACTTACACTTGTGACCCgggcccagagagaggagtgGACTTCATCCTGATTGGGAAGGACACTATCCATTGCACCACTGACAGTCAGAAGACTGGGATCTGGAGTGGCCCTGCCCCACGCTGCGAACTTTCTACTCCTGGAACTCACTGTCCACCTCCCCAGATCCTAAGAGGCCGAATATTGTCTGGGCAGAAAGATCAATATTCATATAATGACACTGTGGTATTTCATTGCTCGTTGGACTTCACCTTGAAAGGTAGCGAGAGAATAAGGTGCAGTGCCCTAGGCACATGGGAGCCCTCTGCACCAGTCTGTGAAAAGG AGTGCCAAGCCCCTCCTGAAATCCTCAATGGGCAAAAGGAAGATCGACGCAGGATGAGCTTTGAACCTGGAACATCCATAAAATACAGCTGTGACCCTGGCTATGTGCTGGTGGGTGAAGAATCCATACATTGCACCTCTGAGGGGGTGTGGACACCCACTGTCCCCAAATGCAAAG TGGCAGAGTGTGAACCTATAGGAAAGCATCTCTACAAAAAACCCCAGGATCGAGTGATTAGACCAGATGTTAACTCTTCTTGTGATGAAGG GTCCCGGTTAGGTGAGAGTGTTTATCAGCTGTGTCAAGGCACCATTCCTTGGTATATGGAGAATCGTCTTTGTATAG AAATCACCTGCCCACCGCCCCCTGTTATCGACAATGGGGCACACACAGGGAGTTCCTCAGATGACTTTCCATATGGAACCACAGTCACTTATTCCTGTAACCCTGGGCCAGAGAAAGGCGTGGAATTCAACCTCATCGGGGAGAGCACCATCCGTTGTACAAAAGATGGTCAGGAGAGGGGCATCTGGAGTGGCCCTGCTCCTCTCTGTAAACTTTCCCTCCCTGCTGTTCAGTGCTCACATGCCTACATTGAAAATGGATACCATATATCAGACAAGGAAGCCCCATATGTCTACAACGACAGTGTGACATTCAAGTGTGTTGCTGGATTTACTTTGAAGGGCAGCAGTGAGGTTCGTTGCAAAGCCAATGACACCTGGGATCCCCAAATACCCGTTTGTGAGAAAG ACTGCCAGCCACCTTCAGGGCTGCACCATGGTCGGCATACAGGCGGAAATAGGGTCCTCTTTGTCTCTGGGATGACTGTAGACTACACCTGTGACCCCGGCTACTCGCTTGTGGGAAACAAATCCATTCACTGTATGCCTTCCGGAAATTGGAGTCCTTCTGCCCCTCGGTGTGAAG AAACGCCATGTGAGCCCGCGGGAGAAGATGTTCACAAGCTTCCAGCTGATTCGCATGTGGTTCTAGTTAATACATCCTGTCAAGATGG GTACCAGCTGACTGGGCATACTTATCAGAAGTGTGAAGATGCTGAGACTGGGGTTTGGTTCCGAAGGATTCCACTCTGTGAAg CTATTGATTGTCCAGCTCCACCAGTGATTAACAACGGGAGGCACACAGGTGTGATGGCAGAACACTTTCTCTATGGAATTGAAATCTCTTATGAATGTGACCAAGGATTCTCTCttctgggagagagaaacatacgaTGCATAAGTGATTCTGAAGGACATGGATCTTGGAGTGCACCTCCCCCACAGTGCTTAAAACCTCCTCCTGTGGCCCACTGCCCTCACCCAGAGGTCAAACATGGGTACACGCTGAATAAAACTCGTTCGTCATATTCCCACAATGACATTGTATATGTTGCCTGCAACCAGGGTTTCATCATGAATGGCAGTGACTTGATTACGTGCCATACCAATAACAAATGGGTGCCAGGTGTACCAACGTGTATCAAAAAGG CCGTCGTAGGATGTCAACCTCCACTTAAGATGGCCAATGGGAATCATACTGGTGGCGAGAGAGCTCGATTTTCGCCTGGAATGTCAATCATGTACCGCTGTGACGAAGGCTACCTGCTGGTGGGAGAGGCACTCCTTATTTGCACACACGAGGGCACCTGGAGCCACCCTGCCCCTTTTTGTAAAG AGGTAAACTGTAGCTCCCCAGAGTATATGAATGGGATCCAGAAGGGGCTGGAGTCTGGGAAAAAGTACCAGCATGGAGCAGTTGTTAATTTGGAGTGTGAAGAGGGATATACCCTGGAAGGCAGTCCCCAGAGCCAGTGCCTGGAGGATCACGGATGGAACCCTCCCCTTGCTGTTTGCAAATCACAAG gCTCACTCACTCCTCTTGTTGGTG GCCTTTCTGTAGGTTTGCTATTTCTTCTCTTCTTGACTGCTGTCACCTTATACCTGATACCCAGACACAGAAAACG CAATTATTATACAAATAAAAGCCCTACAGAAGGAGATCTTCGCTTAGAAACACGAGAAGTATATTCTATTGATCCATACAACCCAGCAAGCTAA
- the CR2 gene encoding complement receptor type 2 isoform X4, protein MGAAGLLWVFLALITPGVLGQCKFLPSYPFAKPKVRSDQSEFAVGTRLRYECLPGYFKRSFLIICVETSRWSDAQQYCKRKSCGSPGELLYGSVHAPMGIVFESTITFSCNDGYRLIGESSATCVISHSNVVIWNRDMPVCESIPCKSPPAISNGGFSGSSTDNFYYGMVVTYWCHVGPNGEKLFDLVGEKSISCTSKDNQVGIWSGPPPQCIKLVKCPFPEVENGIMESGFSRSFSLNDSVMFKCKPGFTMKGSNKARCQPNNKWDPPLPRCFKGCLPPPHIHHGTYNKMDKEFFEIEQKVSYSCEPGYTLIGANPIRCTSLGTWSHTAPNCEAKSCDAIPNQLLNGQVVAPPNLQLGAEVSFVCDEGYRLNGKSSSQCVSEGMRVLWNNKFPVCERIFCDPPPPIQNGRNSYTSGSIPLNTLVRYSCPSNFRIIGENNLFCISKDQVKGIWDKPAPTCEYYNRRSICSEPIVAGGHKDKRSRPPYRHGDSVTFTCDANFTMKGNKTVWCQANRMWGPTPLPTCESDFPLECPPLSMIPNGHHTAENVSLFVPGLSVTYSCEPGYLLVGETTIRCLSSGDWSAVIPQCEAILCPPPRPILNGRHTGNPSGNVPYGSTVTYTCDPGPERGVDFILIGKDTIHCTTDSQKTGIWSGPAPRCELSTPGTHCPPPQILRGRILSGQKDQYSYNDTVVFHCSLDFTLKGSERIRCSALGTWEPSAPVCEKECQAPPEILNGQKEDRRRMSFEPGTSIKYSCDPGYVLVGEESIHCTSEGVWTPTVPKCKVAECEPIGKHLYKKPQDRVIRPDVNSSCDEGSRLGESVYQLCQGTIPWYMENRLCIEITCPPPPVIDNGAHTGSSSDDFPYGTTVTYSCNPGPEKGVEFNLIGESTIRCTKDGQERGIWSGPAPLCKLSLPAVQCSHAYIENGYHISDKEAPYVYNDSVTFKCVAGFTLKGSSEVRCKANDTWDPQIPVCEKDCQPPSGLHHGRHTGGNRVLFVSGMTVDYTCDPGYSLVGNKSIHCMPSGNWSPSAPRCEETPCEPAGEDVHKLPADSHVVLVNTSCQDGYQLTGHTYQKCEDAETGVWFRRIPLCEAIDCPAPPVINNGRHTGVMAEHFLYGIEISYECDQGFSLLGERNIRCISDSEGHGSWSAPPPQCLKPPPVAHCPHPEVKHGYTLNKTRSSYSHNDIVYVACNQGFIMNGSDLITCHTNNKWVPGVPTCIKKAVVGCQPPLKMANGNHTGGERARFSPGMSIMYRCDEGYLLVGEALLICTHEGTWSHPAPFCKEVNCSSPEYMNGIQKGLESGKKYQHGAVVNLECEEGYTLEGSPQSQCLEDHGWNPPLAVCKSQGSLTPLVGGLSVGLLFLLFLTAVTLYLIPRHRKRNYYTNKSPTEGDLRLETREVYSIDPYNPAS, encoded by the exons GTCAGTGTAAGTTCCTGCCAAGCTATCCTTTTGCTAAGCCTAAAGTTAGGAGTGATCAGTCTGAGTTTGCTGTGGGGACACGTTTGCGATATGAATGCCTTCCTGGGTATTTCAAAAGGTCATTCTTAATCATCTGTGTAGAGACCTCCCGGTGGTCAGATGCTCAGCAATACTGTAAAC GTAAATCATGTGGGAGTCCTGGAGAACTCCTCTATGGCTCTGTCCACGCACCCATGGGTATCGTGTTTGAGTCAACAATTACATTTTCTTGTAATGATGG aTATCGGCTCATTGGTGAATCATCTGCTACATGTGTTATCTCACACAGCAATGTTGTAATCTGGAATAGGGACATGCCTGTTTGTGAAT CTATTCCTTGTAAGTCACCCCCAGCCATCTCCAATGGGGGATTTTCTGGCAGCAGTACAGATAACTTTTACTATGGAATGGTGGTGACTTATTGGTGCCATGTTGGACCGAATGGGGAAAAGCTCTTTGACCTCGTGGGTGAGAAGTCAATATCTTGCACCAGCAAAGACAATCAAGTTGGCATCTGGAGCGGCCCTCCTCCTCAGTGTATTAAGTTAGTCAAATGCCCATTTCCAGAAGTTGAAAATGGAATTATGGAATCTGGATTTAGTCGTTCATTTTCCTTAAATGATTCTGTGATGTTTAAGTGTAAGCCTGGCTTTACCATGAAAGGAAGCAACAAGGCACGGTGCCAACCAAACAATAAATGGGATCCTCCACTGCCACGTTGCTTCAAGG GGTGTCTACCACCTCCACATATCCACCACGGTACTTATAACAAAATGGATAAGGAATTCTTTGAAATTGAACAGAAAGTGTCCTatagctgtgagcctggctacACTCTCATTGGCGCTAACCCTATACGGTGCACATCCTTGGGAACCTGGAGCCATACAGCCCCCAACTGTGAAG cgAAATCATGTGATGCCATCCCAAACCAACTTCTCAATGGCCAGGTGGTGGCTCCTCCTAATCTCCAGCTTGGGGCAgaggtttcttttgtttgtgatGAGGG GTACCGTTTAAATGGCAAATCTTCTAGTCAGTGTGTCTCTGAAGGAATGAGAGTACTCTGGAATAATAAGTTTCCTGTCTGTGAAC gGATTTTTTGTGACCCTCCTCCTCCTATCCAAAATGGTCGGAATAGTTATACTTCTGGCTCCATACCTCTTAACACTTTGGTGAGGTATAGTTGTCCCTCTAACTTCCGCATCATTGgagaaaataatcttttttgtATAAGTAAAGACCAAGTGAAAGGAATCTGGGATAAACCTGCTCCTACATGTGAATATTACAACAGAAGATCTATTTGCTCTGAGCCCATAGTGGCAGGGGGACACAAAGATAAAAGATCTAGACCACCATACAGACATGGTGATTCTGTGACCTTTACCTGTGATGCCAACTTCACCATGAAAGGAAACAAGACTGTTTGGTGCCAAGCAAATAGAATGTGGGGGCCGACACCACTACCAACCTGTGAGAGTG attTCCCCCTGGAGTGTCCACCACTTTCCATGATCCCCAATGGACATCACACAGCAGAGAATGTCAGCCTCTTTGTCCCTGGACTGTCTGTGACTtacagctgtgagcctggctacTTGCTTGTTGGAGAAACGACCATTCGTTGTTTGTCTTCAGGAGACTGGAGTGCAGTCATTCCACAATGTGAAG CAATCCTTTGCCCACCACCTCGTCCTATTCTCAATGGAAGGCATACAGGCAACCCTTCAGGGAACGTTCCATATGGAAGCACAGTCACTTACACTTGTGACCCgggcccagagagaggagtgGACTTCATCCTGATTGGGAAGGACACTATCCATTGCACCACTGACAGTCAGAAGACTGGGATCTGGAGTGGCCCTGCCCCACGCTGCGAACTTTCTACTCCTGGAACTCACTGTCCACCTCCCCAGATCCTAAGAGGCCGAATATTGTCTGGGCAGAAAGATCAATATTCATATAATGACACTGTGGTATTTCATTGCTCGTTGGACTTCACCTTGAAAGGTAGCGAGAGAATAAGGTGCAGTGCCCTAGGCACATGGGAGCCCTCTGCACCAGTCTGTGAAAAGG AGTGCCAAGCCCCTCCTGAAATCCTCAATGGGCAAAAGGAAGATCGACGCAGGATGAGCTTTGAACCTGGAACATCCATAAAATACAGCTGTGACCCTGGCTATGTGCTGGTGGGTGAAGAATCCATACATTGCACCTCTGAGGGGGTGTGGACACCCACTGTCCCCAAATGCAAAG TGGCAGAGTGTGAACCTATAGGAAAGCATCTCTACAAAAAACCCCAGGATCGAGTGATTAGACCAGATGTTAACTCTTCTTGTGATGAAGG GTCCCGGTTAGGTGAGAGTGTTTATCAGCTGTGTCAAGGCACCATTCCTTGGTATATGGAGAATCGTCTTTGTATAG AAATCACCTGCCCACCGCCCCCTGTTATCGACAATGGGGCACACACAGGGAGTTCCTCAGATGACTTTCCATATGGAACCACAGTCACTTATTCCTGTAACCCTGGGCCAGAGAAAGGCGTGGAATTCAACCTCATCGGGGAGAGCACCATCCGTTGTACAAAAGATGGTCAGGAGAGGGGCATCTGGAGTGGCCCTGCTCCTCTCTGTAAACTTTCCCTCCCTGCTGTTCAGTGCTCACATGCCTACATTGAAAATGGATACCATATATCAGACAAGGAAGCCCCATATGTCTACAACGACAGTGTGACATTCAAGTGTGTTGCTGGATTTACTTTGAAGGGCAGCAGTGAGGTTCGTTGCAAAGCCAATGACACCTGGGATCCCCAAATACCCGTTTGTGAGAAAG ACTGCCAGCCACCTTCAGGGCTGCACCATGGTCGGCATACAGGCGGAAATAGGGTCCTCTTTGTCTCTGGGATGACTGTAGACTACACCTGTGACCCCGGCTACTCGCTTGTGGGAAACAAATCCATTCACTGTATGCCTTCCGGAAATTGGAGTCCTTCTGCCCCTCGGTGTGAAG AAACGCCATGTGAGCCCGCGGGAGAAGATGTTCACAAGCTTCCAGCTGATTCGCATGTGGTTCTAGTTAATACATCCTGTCAAGATGG GTACCAGCTGACTGGGCATACTTATCAGAAGTGTGAAGATGCTGAGACTGGGGTTTGGTTCCGAAGGATTCCACTCTGTGAAg CTATTGATTGTCCAGCTCCACCAGTGATTAACAACGGGAGGCACACAGGTGTGATGGCAGAACACTTTCTCTATGGAATTGAAATCTCTTATGAATGTGACCAAGGATTCTCTCttctgggagagagaaacatacgaTGCATAAGTGATTCTGAAGGACATGGATCTTGGAGTGCACCTCCCCCACAGTGCTTAAAACCTCCTCCTGTGGCCCACTGCCCTCACCCAGAGGTCAAACATGGGTACACGCTGAATAAAACTCGTTCGTCATATTCCCACAATGACATTGTATATGTTGCCTGCAACCAGGGTTTCATCATGAATGGCAGTGACTTGATTACGTGCCATACCAATAACAAATGGGTGCCAGGTGTACCAACGTGTATCAAAAAGG CCGTCGTAGGATGTCAACCTCCACTTAAGATGGCCAATGGGAATCATACTGGTGGCGAGAGAGCTCGATTTTCGCCTGGAATGTCAATCATGTACCGCTGTGACGAAGGCTACCTGCTGGTGGGAGAGGCACTCCTTATTTGCACACACGAGGGCACCTGGAGCCACCCTGCCCCTTTTTGTAAAG AGGTAAACTGTAGCTCCCCAGAGTATATGAATGGGATCCAGAAGGGGCTGGAGTCTGGGAAAAAGTACCAGCATGGAGCAGTTGTTAATTTGGAGTGTGAAGAGGGATATACCCTGGAAGGCAGTCCCCAGAGCCAGTGCCTGGAGGATCACGGATGGAACCCTCCCCTTGCTGTTTGCAAATCACAAG gCTCACTCACTCCTCTTGTTGGTG GCCTTTCTGTAGGTTTGCTATTTCTTCTCTTCTTGACTGCTGTCACCTTATACCTGATACCCAGACACAGAAAACG CAATTATTATACAAATAAAAGCCCTACAGAAGGAGATCTTCGCTTAGAAACACGAGAAGTATATTCTATTGATCCATACAACCCAGCAAGCTAA